In a single window of the Methylothermaceae bacteria B42 genome:
- a CDS encoding aspartate--tRNA ligase, with translation MRTHRCGELNESHIDQEVDICGWVHRRRDHGGVIFIDLRDREGVVQVVVDPDTPDAFATAEQVRSEYVIKVHGKVRRRPEGTENPNLPTGQIEVLASSLEILNRAETPPFPLDSEVPVSEEVRLRYRYLDLRRPEMQAKLRLRRDIVRVLRNFLDEHGFYEIETPFLTKATPEGARDYLVPSRTHPHAFYALPQSPQLYKQLLMIAGFDRYYQIVRCFRDEDLRADRQPEFTQLDIETSFMDEHEIMALMEAMIRELFEQVLQVDLPNPFPQLTYEEAIRRFGSDKPDLRIPLELVDVADLMKAVEFKVFSGPANDPKGRVAALRLPQGGDLSRKEIDDLTQFVSTYGAKGLAYIKVNDVGQGREGLQSPILKFLPDEVIEGILQRTQAQTGDLIFFGADKASIVNEALGALRVKLGVDRGLVEDMWRPLWVVEFPMFEWDEEKRRWVALHHPFTAPACSIEELKKDPGKAVSRAYDMVLNGVEVGGGSIRIHTPEMQRAVFELLGISEEEAEEKFGFLLNALKYGCPPHGGIAFGLDRLVMLMTGSMTIRDVMAFPKTQTAACPMVDAPARVNEEQLRELMLQLRRLPQERLQKEKTE, from the coding sequence ATGCGAACCCATAGGTGCGGAGAATTAAACGAAAGCCATATTGATCAAGAGGTGGATATCTGCGGCTGGGTCCACCGCAGACGCGATCATGGCGGTGTGATATTCATTGACCTGCGTGACCGCGAAGGGGTGGTGCAAGTCGTGGTCGATCCCGACACCCCCGATGCATTCGCTACCGCTGAACAGGTTCGCAGTGAATATGTGATCAAGGTTCACGGCAAGGTTCGCCGGCGCCCCGAGGGTACGGAAAACCCCAATCTTCCTACTGGTCAGATTGAAGTGCTGGCATCCAGCCTGGAAATTTTGAACCGGGCGGAAACCCCGCCTTTTCCGTTGGATAGCGAGGTGCCAGTCAGCGAAGAAGTCCGTTTGCGCTATCGCTATTTGGATTTGCGCCGTCCGGAAATGCAAGCCAAGTTGCGGCTAAGGCGGGATATTGTTCGGGTGCTGAGGAATTTCCTTGATGAACATGGTTTTTATGAAATTGAAACCCCATTCCTGACCAAGGCAACCCCGGAAGGCGCACGGGATTATTTGGTGCCGAGCCGGACCCATCCCCATGCCTTTTACGCCTTGCCTCAGTCGCCTCAGCTTTATAAACAGCTGTTGATGATTGCCGGTTTCGACCGTTACTACCAAATTGTGCGTTGTTTCCGGGATGAAGACCTGCGCGCCGACCGGCAACCGGAATTCACCCAATTGGATATCGAAACCTCATTCATGGATGAACACGAAATCATGGCCCTCATGGAGGCCATGATCCGTGAATTGTTCGAACAAGTATTACAGGTGGATTTGCCCAATCCTTTTCCCCAGTTAACCTACGAGGAAGCTATCCGCCGTTTCGGAAGCGATAAACCGGATTTACGCATCCCTCTGGAGCTGGTGGATGTCGCTGATTTGATGAAGGCGGTGGAATTCAAGGTTTTTTCGGGTCCCGCCAACGATCCCAAAGGCCGGGTAGCGGCGTTGAGGCTGCCTCAGGGAGGGGATCTTAGCCGTAAGGAAATTGACGATCTGACCCAATTTGTCAGCACTTATGGCGCCAAGGGCCTGGCCTATATCAAAGTCAACGATGTCGGGCAGGGCAGGGAAGGGCTGCAATCCCCTATTTTGAAGTTTTTGCCTGATGAAGTGATCGAAGGCATCCTGCAACGAACCCAGGCCCAAACCGGTGATCTCATCTTCTTTGGCGCCGACAAGGCCAGCATTGTCAATGAAGCTTTGGGCGCTTTACGGGTCAAGTTGGGCGTGGATCGTGGCTTGGTGGAAGATATGTGGCGTCCCCTGTGGGTCGTGGAATTTCCCATGTTTGAATGGGATGAAGAAAAGCGGCGCTGGGTGGCGCTGCATCACCCCTTTACCGCGCCGGCCTGTTCCATTGAAGAACTAAAAAAAGATCCCGGCAAGGCGGTTTCCCGGGCCTATGACATGGTGTTGAATGGTGTTGAAGTCGGTGGTGGATCCATCCGTATTCACACCCCGGAAATGCAGCGGGCAGTATTTGAGTTATTGGGGATCAGTGAGGAAGAGGCAGAGGAAAAATTCGGCTTTTTACTCAATGCCCTGAAATACGGCTGTCCTCCCCACGGCGGTATTGCCTTTGGGCTGGATCGTTTGGTCATGCTGATGACAGGTTCGATGACAATCCGCGACGTGATGGCCTTCCCCAAAACCCAAACCGCGGCGTGTCCGATGGTGGATGCACCGGCCCGCGTGAACGAGGAGCAATTGCGCGAATTGATGCTGCAATTACGCAGGCTGCCTCAAGAGCGGTTGCAGAAAGAAAAGACAGAGTAA
- a CDS encoding quinolinate synthetase, with the protein MTAAALAIQDYALLDDSDCEARILAAKQQLGDELIVLGHHYQRDEVFRHADITGDSLKLSREASQSKAKYIVFCGVHFMVEVADILSRPEQIAILPDLAAGCSMADMANLSKVAHCWQELKTVLDVESAVTPITYINSAADLKAFCGRHGGIVCTSSNAGQILDWAFAQREKVLFFPDQHLGRNTGVQMGIPLEEMVVWEPGKPLGGLAEEQIQNAKMILWHGYCSVHQMFRPEHIDQFLERYPETKVISHPECRYEVCQKSHYLGSTETILKTVRQAEPGARWLVGTELNLVNRLRQEMKPKGVDVHFMSPMVCMCSTMFRTDPQHLAWVLENLVQGNIVNQIKVPEDDARFAKLALDRMLALA; encoded by the coding sequence ATGACAGCAGCAGCGTTGGCGATTCAAGACTATGCACTACTGGATGATTCTGACTGTGAAGCCCGCATCCTCGCCGCAAAACAGCAGTTGGGCGATGAGTTGATTGTGCTGGGACATCATTACCAACGGGATGAGGTTTTCCGCCACGCTGATATTACCGGGGATTCCCTCAAGCTATCCCGGGAAGCGAGTCAATCCAAAGCCAAATACATTGTATTCTGCGGCGTGCATTTCATGGTCGAGGTGGCGGATATCCTGTCCCGCCCGGAACAAATCGCCATACTGCCGGATTTGGCGGCCGGCTGCTCCATGGCCGATATGGCGAACCTATCCAAAGTAGCGCACTGTTGGCAGGAACTTAAAACCGTCCTCGACGTGGAATCAGCGGTGACGCCCATTACCTATATCAATTCCGCCGCGGATTTGAAGGCCTTTTGCGGCCGTCACGGCGGAATTGTTTGCACTTCAAGCAATGCGGGCCAGATTCTCGACTGGGCTTTTGCGCAACGGGAAAAAGTGCTGTTCTTCCCGGACCAACATCTCGGCCGCAACACCGGCGTGCAAATGGGAATTCCCCTCGAGGAAATGGTGGTCTGGGAGCCGGGCAAGCCCCTAGGCGGATTGGCTGAAGAGCAGATTCAAAACGCCAAAATGATATTGTGGCACGGCTATTGCTCCGTCCATCAGATGTTCCGTCCCGAGCATATCGATCAGTTTCTGGAACGTTATCCTGAAACTAAAGTGATTTCGCACCCCGAGTGCCGCTATGAAGTTTGTCAAAAAAGCCATTATCTGGGTTCCACGGAAACCATCTTGAAAACCGTCCGCCAGGCGGAACCTGGCGCCCGTTGGCTGGTAGGTACCGAATTGAACTTGGTGAACCGCCTACGCCAGGAAATGAAGCCCAAAGGGGTAGACGTACATTTCATGTCCCCCATGGTATGCATGTGCTCTACCATGTTCCGCACCGATCCCCAACATTTGGCCTGGGTGCTGGAAAATCTGGTACAAGGCAATATCGTCAACCAGATCAAGGTGCCGGAAGACGATGCCCGCTTTGCCAAATTGGCGTTAGACCGAATGCTTGCGCTGGCCTGA